The DNA window TCTTTTAAAGATGATACTCTTGAAGATAAAGAGCTTCTAGTTTGTGAGTTATTAAGAATTCTAGCTCCATGAGGTAAATTAGCCATAACTGGAGAATTTACTAAGAAAGAACTATTATTCATTTCTACAAGTTCAGCACCTCTTTCAGCAAGAGTTGTAAGTCCACCACCAAAGTAGTTAGTACCTGAGTAGTTTTGTGGTATAGAATTATCTTTTTTACCAAACCAGTTGAATGGGTTTAATTTAGAACCTAAGGATTTTAAATCTTCCCATTTATTATGTAACCAATCAAAGAAACCTTTAAAAGCTTCTTTAATCTTATCTATAATGGCAGTAGCACTACTCTTTAAGCCGTTCCAAGCATTAGAACCTATTTCAAGCAAAGCATTGAATTTATCTTTTATCCATTGCCATGTATTAGTGAAAGCGTTTTTTATAGCCTTCCATACAGCATTTACTCCATTTCTGAACCATTCACATTTTTGGTATAATACTACAAAAATTCCTATAAATGGTATAAATAGAGCCTTATACTCTTTAACCTTAGCCCATACTTTAGTTCCTAGCTCCATTAATGCATGAAATTTATTTTTTATCCAAGTCCAAGTAGCTTTAAATCCTTCTTTTATAGCTTTCCAAGCTTTATCTACTCCTTTCCTAAACCATTCACACTTCTTATACAATAGAACAAAGATAGCAATAACAGCCACAATAGCTGCGATTATAAGTCCAACAGGATTAGCTACAAAAGCCCCTTTTATTGCCAAACCTACCATTTTTATAACTTTTATAATCTTTAAAAATCCACTTCCCAAAACCTTTCCAATGATACTTCCAAATTTTAATAAAAATTTTCCTAATTTTAATCCCCAACTACCGATGAATCTAGCCGCACTTGTAAGATACATTCTCAATCCCATAAACATGCTAGAACCATAACTTATTACAGTTTTAGAAATACTAAAAAAAGCTTTACCAATTCCAAAAGTCAAGCTCTTAAAACCTTTCAATAGCCAAGTTGTTATCGGAAACATTTTCTTCAATCCAAATAAAAAACCACCTTTTAATCTAAAAGCATTAAATTTATACCCCCATAAAAATAATTTACTCAATGGAGCTAACAGCATTTTATTAAAAAGTCCCCCTCCTAAATTAAACATAGCAAATCCACCTAAAAATTTCATTAAAGATGCTACTAATTTAGGATTTTCTTTTACAAAATTAGCTACCTTTTTCATCATTTCAGTTAACCATTTTACAGTTTCTTTTAATTCGGGTCCTACACTTTTACCTATATCTGCTAATGTATTTACAAAATTATTCTTTAAAATTTTTAACTGGTTACTTAATGTGTCTAATCTATCTGTATACTCACCATTGACAGTTTCATTTTCTGATACAGCTTGTTTTGCCTGATTTAATTTTTCTCTAACTCCATCTAAATTTTCTGATAATACAGCTAATCCATTTAAGACACTAGCATCATTTCCAAAAATATCAGAAATTATCAATGCCTTATCTGCTCTATTTGAATTTTTAATCTTTTCAAGAACTTTCAAAATAGTTCCTTCTGCATCTATTGCCATTTCTTTGTGTATTGCATCAGGATTTAACCCTAATGCTTCAAAAGCAGCAGCTTTTTTATTTGTATCAGCTCCTTGAGCTAATTCAGCATAAAGCTTACTCAACACTGTACTAGATCTTTCAACCCCCATATTACTAGATATTAAAGATGTGGCAAAAGCCATATTAGCTTCCTTCGCTATTCCAAATTGTTTAGCTAAACCACCTGTTCTCCCTGATACATCAGCTAATTGTGCTGCACTTACAGAGTAATTATTAGATAGCATATTCAAAGTATCCATATATGAAAAAAGCTCATCTTTTGATAAATTTAATTGTTCTTTTGTTTTTGCTAAAAATGTACCTGCCTCATCAGTTGATATATCAAAAGCAACTTTCATTTTACCAGCCATATCTGTATAAGCTACAATATCTTCTCCTTTAATTCCCGATTGAGCTAAACTTCCAGCTATTTGATTTACTTCCACTTGTGATAAAGGACTATTTTCAGAAATTTTAGCCAAGTCAACATAATATTTTTCAGCTTCTTTTCCTAAAATTTTTCTTAAATCAGCCTGTGATTCTTCTATATCCATTTGAATTTTAATAGGAACAAGTAAAGCTGCTCCTGTGGCTAATCCAGTTCTAATTTGTTCACTACCTTTAGCTTTTAATTTATCAACCATATCATTTTGCGATTGAAGCCATGTCAATCTTTTTTGAAGTTCAGCTTGTTTTTTTAGCTCAGCATTAACTTCTTTTAATCTTTTTTTATACCCATATAGTTCAATTCCTTCTTTTTCCAATTCACTTCTAGCAGCCTGAAAGATATGTTTTTGTCTTTCTTTTTGTCTATTAAGTTTTTCGACATTCTTTTCGGCATTTTTGATTTGTTCTTTAAATTCTGATGTAGCATTACCATTTTTTCGATATGCTTCTTTTAATACTTCTAAAAGTTTTACAGATTTGTTATATTCAGAATTAGTTTTTCTATATACCTCTGCAACTTTATCTAATTTTTCTAATTTCTTTTGTGTTTTAGCTAAATCCTCGGTTGATTCTTTCATATCTATTATAGCTTGTGTTGCCTTAGAAAAAGATGACATAGTGCCAGCAGCTCCTGCTACTCCCATTTGCCAAACTAAGCTCATATCTCTTGACATTTTTTATCACCTCCAATATTTATTCCATTGACTTTTAAAATTGAATATTGTATATTATAAAAAAAAGAAAAAGGAGGAATTATAGTGGTTAATAAAAATATTAATATTTTCAAAGGTTTTAAAAAATCCCCCTTTTTATTTAGCTTTTCTGTTTTGGGAATGATAATTATAACATCATTGTTTTTAATTTTAACTCCAATAGGTTGGATAATTTTAGCAGGTCTTTATGGAGTCTTTACAGATGGTTCTGCTTTTCAAAAAATTATATCTATAGCATTCATAATTATATATTTTTTTGGAACACTGGTATTAATAGATACAATGTGTAATAATGCACCATAAGAGGCTAATCTCTGCCTCTTTTTTTTAATTTTCTTTATTTTGCCTTTCTTCCTCTTCTTCTACAAACTTATTTGCCCTAGCTATCCAGTAATCAAGTTCATATAAGCTACAATCCAGCATAGAATCGTAACTTATATTAACTTTAAAGTAATTAAGAACTCTTAAAAGCTCTGTTATCATATCCAGATAGATTAAGCACCAGTTTCCTCTGTTACTTCCACTGTAGTATCCTTCTGAGGCTCTTTGTCTTCCCAACCTTGACTCAAAAAACGTTTTACCCCATTCACCACTTTCAAGTAGTCTATAGATATAAGATTAAGTAAGTCTCCATACTTAACTCCAACTGATTTAGCTGCTACAGTTATAGCCCAAGAATCTTCTAGTTCTTTTACAGCTCCAGCTTCTTTGTTTCTAGCCTTGAATTCCCTTTCACATTGCATAAAATCTCTGCCTGTCATTTCTTCAATATTTATGTCTAGTTCATTAAATTCTTTTCCACCGAAATTATATGTTTGCGATAACTTTACTTTCATTTAATCCTCCTTAATTTAGTCCTAAGTATTTTCTAACTGCTTGATTAGCAAGCCCATGAATTACATTTACATTGTTAAGTACATCTATTTCTACAACTGTTTTTCCGCCAATCTCAAGTTTGAAATATGTGACAGACAGGTCTATAGATGTCTCTAATTTTCCACTAGGCTTCATTTTTAGCCCATCCATTTTCTTAATTAAACCTTTGAAAGTTGCATCTATTCCATAAACATCTGCGCTGTGTGTTTCTCTGTTCATAGCTTGAGCTGCACCTTTACATTCAATCAAGATTGATTTTTCATTGTTGATTTTCAATACAGAATCATCAACACAATCCATTTTGATTTTAGCTTCTAATTTCTTAAAGTGACCCATTAAAGGCACTTCTAATTCAGCAGTCAACCCCATTTGCTCAGATGTGACTGTATCATATTCAATGTTGGGCAATTCTACTTCTGATATTCCAGCAAGGTTATTTGAACCATTGAAATATGTTTCAGCATCTATAAGAGCGTTAGGTATTTGTTTTCTTCCCATCTTTTCCCTCCTTATTAAGCTGTTAAGCTTTCAGCAAATTTTTGTAATGCATCAACATCATAAACTTTTTTGAATGTTATAGATTTAGCTCCTGGAATTATTCCAAGTTCTATAGTCCAAGTAATATCCCCATTTATGATATCTATTAAGCTATTATCAACTGAGTAAAAATTAACTTTAGCAGACAATAATTGATCTGCTGCAACAAGTGCATTTAATCTAATGTTCATAGATTTTTTCATTGTTTCAGCCATTTTTAAAGTGAACTTTTTATCCACATTGTTGAAATATGATATAACTAGCTCATTTCCAATGTACTTGAACATTCTACGACCATAGATATATTTGTCTTTTGGGTCTGTTGCTAATGGATTCTTAGCTGTTTCAGATCCCCAACATCTCCAACCTTTAAAGTTTATAGCTGTAACAACTCCATTCTTATTTAAGAAGTTGGCTTGTTGCTCCTTATCTAATCTAACTTCTTCATACTTTCCACTAGCATTTTTCCATACAAAAGTGTCCATTTTATAAGAATAGTTAGATGGTCCTTGACTTGGAACTCCATTATTCTCAGAGTCTACTTTCATTGATAAAGCAGCATAATGGATAGATTGATAATAAATCTCTCCTGCAAGTTTGATTTTTCCATATAATAGAACTTGGTCATTACTTAAAACATTATTAGTTTCTTTCCATTCAACCAATTCATTGTATTTCTTATCAACTGGAGCATTTACTAAAGCTATTGCTTCAAACATTCCGCCATTCAGTGTTTTAGCTTTAGTTTCCATAATGGCTGCAACATCACTTTCATGTGAAAAATCAGGAGCATCTATAAAAGCAGGTAATTCACTGTATTTCAAGAAAATTTCATTTGCTAATTCTAGCCCTGTTCTTTTCATTGTTGCACTGTCAAATCCACCTATAGCTTCTGTTTTTGTAACTTTAGATAAATCTACTTCTTCATACTCTATGTCTACATTATTTCCAGCTACTGTTGCATAAATTTCTAATCCTTCTGCTGTGTAAACAGTTCTTGCATCAGATATAACTTGCTTACCTGTTGCATTCTTAACTACTACAGATTCAGGAATTACCTTGTGACTAGGAATTAATACTTTTCCTTTTTCAAGTGCTTTATTAGCCAGTGTTTTCTTATCTGATTTATGATTAGTCAAATCTAAGATGTTAACTACATAAAGCGGTGCAACTGCATACAATTCAAAGAAAACTTTGATAGCCTGTGAAATAGAAAAATCTAAATCATAAGTATCTCCAAAGTATTGAATAGCTTCCTGATAAGTTCCAATTCTTATCACTTCATTTACTTTTCTGTTTTCTGCTTTTACTTTGTGAATTGGTGCTGTTCCAACTATAAAATGCCCGTAATCTAAAACCACAGGTAACTGAAAGGCTGTAGCCCCTTCTTGTTGGTATGTACCATGTTTATAACTCATTTCTACCTCCTACTAATTCATCTACTATAGAATCAAAATATTGATAGTCCTTATTGATTTTTGGATAATCTTCTACAGAAATTAATAATCTCCCAAGTAGTGGATATTTCTCGATAAGTTTCTCAATTTCTTCTCCAAAATACACAGTCCCTCTTACAAAGAGAAACTCAGGTAAATCTAGTTTTTTACCCACGTAAATATATGTTTTCATTGTTATCCCCTTCCAAGCAGTTTTGCGATTTTTCTCTCAACTACTTCTGATGTGTCAGGTACTCCAAATACTCTAAATCTACAGACAGAGTAAAAATAAGGCTCTGCTTCTGCCGTAAAGTACTCTATTGAAAATGGATATGATTGATCCACAGCAAATTTTCCATCTATTGTACTTTCGTTTAGAAATTCTTTTTTCAAATAGTCTCCAATAGATAAGTTGCTTAAATAATCTTTTTCATTTTCCATTTTAGTGCCTATCCACACTTCTAAATCTATAGGTACATCATAGTTATCGATGCCATTTCTAGTTTGTTCAAACTTAGTAACCCTTAAAATAGCAAAAGGAAAGAGGTCTTTTTCGCTCTTTCCTTCTTCTCTATCTTCATGATTAATTTCTGGTAACAACCCATGATATACTGTAACTTTCTTATCTTTCAATCTCTCATTTAAGAAATTAAATATTAACTTTTCTACTTCAAGAATCATAACCCTATCACCCTATCTATTTCATGATCCAATCTCATTCTGAATTTTTCATCTGCATAGCCTTGTAAATATTTTAGTATTGATAAATTCCCAAGCATTTGCGGTGCAGAAGGTCCTCTTAATCTATCTATTTTTTGCCTTTTTATTATCTTTCGTTTTCCTTTAATTTCTTTAAAGCCATCTACTCTTTTGAAAGTACCTAATTTCCCGCTATAATAGGCTATGAAAGCATTAGGAAGATTTTTTATCCCATCTCTTTTTATTGCCCCAGTAACCATTTTTCTTCCTGATTTAGCTCTAGTTTTAGGATTTAATAAAAAATGATCCATTCCAATAGGTCTACCACCACTAGTAATTTCTCCCTTTAAAGAACTTTTAGTAGATTTAAAAATATTTATGGTACTGCTCAATTTATTTTTTTTAACATAATAAATTTCCATTGTTCTCCTAATCTGTTCAGTCTTTGCCATTTCAAGTGAACGATTAATCGCTCTTGAAATACAAGCAGGTAATTCAGCTTCATATCTTCCAAGAACATTAATTATTTCATTTATTCCACTTACTTCAAGTTTTACTCCTATCATTTTTCGTCATACCTCGTTAAATCTATCTCAAGTAAACCCATATCTTCCTTGGTTTCTTCCACCAAATATCTAACTCCATCCACTAAGATTTTTTCTCCAGAATGAGGTGGGTATTTAAAGAAGGACTTTTCTATAAAGAGTGTCATACCTTCAATAAATAGCCCGTCATTCTCTAAGGATTTAGTTCTATTTCTTTGCTTATTCTGAAATCTTTCTTCATCGATAACACAGATAATTTCTTTTTTTCCTATAGTATGTGTATCTCCAAACTCTTCTAAATTTAGAAAAACACCTACTATATCACTAGCTACTTCTTCTTTAAAGCTCATATTTAAGCCTTTTTAGATTTTTTTGAATTTTTATTAGTTTCTTCAACTTCTGTGTTTTCTTCTGTAGTTTCTTCAACTTCTTCAAGATTTTCAGTTTCTTCAACTTCTTCAAGATTTTCAGTTTCTTCAACTTCTTCAGTAACTTCTTCAGCTTCCACAAGTTCTAGAGATTTAACTCTTTCAATTACATCAGATTCTATTATTTCCACCACTTCACCGGGGTTATATATAACTCCACAGTAAATCAGTGATTCTTTGACTCTTAATTTCATATTAACCTCCCTGATTATTTAACTTTTAATACTTTTATAGCGTCGATATCAAATGGAACAGGTAATGGCCTAGATTCTGTTCTTACCTCAAGAGTATTCGCTTTTGGATCTTCATCTTCAAATGGTACTCTTTCTGCAACAATTACCCCTTTTCCAATATCTGCTGCAGGTCCATAGTGTAAAGTATTATTAGATGGAGCAAATAATACTCTTCCTTCAGGAATCATTTTCTTAGTTTCATAAGTTTTTCCATTGGCTTTTAATACTGAATGTTGTGTTTGATAAGAATATATTGGGATATTGTAAGGAGCTAAAATTCCTATAAACATTGCTCCACTTGCTAATTCTTTAGGATCTATTTGCCCAAAATTAGCGTTTTTAATATCTAGTAATTTAGCTATTTTTTCATTTTGTGTGAATAATCTAGCAGCAACAGGATCCATTACTAATTGTTCAACTCTTTGCCCTGTAGTTTCTCCTATAGTTGTAATTACAGTTTCTATATCTCCAATGATATCAGCATTTGGTTGAGTCCACAAAGTAGCTGGAGTTATTTCTTGAACTGTTCCATATTCTATTTTATCCTCAATTCCTTCCCCTTTTACCACTACAGACCCATTAAACATCATTTCAATGCACATCAACTCTTCTCTTCTTGAGATTTGGTCTTCAAAGTCTGCAAATGCTTCTCCAATTAATTTTGCTTTCTTTTCTTCTGGAGAAATTCCACCATAAATAGTTTCTCCAGCTGATTTAGCAAAGTAAATTTCTTGTGCAGAGAATGTTTTCTTTGGTGCTACTTTTGGTGCAGAGTAGTATTTAGATGCATAACTTCTCTTTACTACTTCAGTTCCTGGAATTAATTCAGATACGAAAGGAGCCACTAATTGTCTACCTTTTCTATACTCAATTTCCCATTTTGGATATTCATGAGTTTCATGTTTTGCAAAAAACATATCTTTGATAAATGTCTTTGGTTTTATAACTGACTGGTCATATACTCCTAAAAAATCCATTAATACTGCCATTAATATCTACCTCCTAATTCTTTCACTATTATTCCTTTATCTCTTGCTTTTTTGATAAAGTCTGCTTTTGCAGTAGCTGCTTTTAATTCAAGTCCTTCGAAAATAACTTCTCCAAACACTACAACTGTAGTTTTAGTCTTTGCTGTAGTTCCATCAGCTGATTCTAAAACTATTCCAAATAAATCTGTTCCATCAGATAATTCTGCACTTGCATTTACTGCTTGTCCTCTCTTAACTGATTTTCCTTGTGGCACTTCTAATTCCATAACTTTGTGACCTGTACCACTTAATAACTGGTCAACTCCATACTCATTACCTTTTTCTATAAAGCTCATTTTGTACCTCCTGTTTTTTTATTCATATACTTTAAAATATTACTTACTGGTATTCCTACAACTGTTCCTGTCTCCCCTGCTTCTGCTTTTGGAGCTACTGGTACTGCTGTTGCTTGACTCTCGTTTTTTATGTTTTGAAGAGTTTCTTTGTTTTTTTCTTTTTTGATGTTTAAGATTTTTAATGCTAGATTAGCAGCATTAATAGGTTCATTATATTTTGCGTTATTGATAATCTCATCATAACCAGCTACATCTAAATCTTCTATTTCTTGGATTCTTTTTCTTTCTGAAATAATGCCTTGATTTAGAATTTCTTGGTATATTTCAGGATAAGAATTTTTTATTTTTTCAATAGTCATCTCATCTTCTATATATTTTGGAGGAACAGGTGGTCTTGGATTAGGGAAATTCTTAAATTTAGAAATATCAAAAGCTAAACTATTTACTATAAGTAAATTATTAACATTTTGAGGTTTTTCCATTTCTCCAACTATTTCATCAATAAAACCATATTCTTTGGCTTCTTCTGCATTAAACCATTTTTCCTCATCCATAAGAGCAGATAACTCTTCCTTAGTTTTATCTTTAGCTTTTGCTAAGTAAGTTTCTAAAATACTATCTTTTACTTTATCTAATAAGATTCCTGTCTTTTCTAACTCTTGTTTATTTCCATAAGTCCAAGTTAATGGATTATGTATCATAAATAAGGCATTCTTTGGCATTTTTACAACATCACAAGCACTTGTTATAATGGTAGCTGCACTTGCTGCAAGTCCATCTATAAATGCTGTAACTTTTGCTTTATGATTTTTCAATGTATTAGCAATAGCCACTGCTGCAAATACACTTCCACCAGGTGAGTTAATATGTAGGTTTATATTTCCCACTTCTCCTAGATTTGTAATATCCTCTTTAAAAGTTTTATCACAAATATCATCCCACCATTCATCAGATCCAATAGTTCCATATAAAATCATATCAGCACTATTTTCTTCTTCATTCTTCATTATGTTCCAAAACTTCGTCTTTATCTTCGGCATTTTCAATAATCACTCCTTTTTCATCTAATAATTTGTATTCCTTTGCTAAAATTCTTATATTTTGCTCAAAATCACCGCCGTTAAGCTCGACAGTTTCTTTTGTTCTAGTAGAGAATCCTTGCTGAACTCTTAAAGTACTTGCTTTAACTTCTTTAAGTGGGTCAAGTTGTCCTTGACTCGGTCCATTCCATTGAGCTCCACACCAAGCTTTTGTTAGCAATGGATCCTCTCCGTAGTTCTTCATTTCTACTCTACCTAGCAAATATGCTTCTCTTAACCATTCTTCATAAACTACTTGTGTGAAATTGCTAGAAAACCAATCTCTTCTCTTTCTAAACATCTTCCAAGCTTCTAATAAAGCAGCTCTACTCGCAGAATAACTCGCAGTAAAATGCTTAATTAGTAACTCATAAGGAACTTCTAAAGCAGCTCCTATCTGTCTTAAAATTGAAGTAACGAAAGGGTCAAACTGTGCATTAGGTCTACCTGGATTAGTTTCTTTTGCTTTTTCACCAGGATTTAATCCTACAACTATTCCAGGGCTTAATTCAATGTTTTCATCTGTGTTTGTATCAATCTTTTCAGTTTCATCTAAGACTTCATGGTCTGCTATATTAGCCCCTTGTGCATTGTCTTTATCGCTCTCAATAAAAATCGCATACATCCCACTTACCACTGCTGCCATAAGTTCTGCGTCAGTATATCTATCTAATTGCTTCAGTGCTTCAATAACTGGAGATAAAATAGGTATACCTCTGACTTGTTCAGGTCTTTCAGCTAACATTATGTGTAAGATATTCAATTGCTCTTCTTTTCCATAAACTGAAATAAAATCAGTCTCTACATTTCCAGATACATCTAATGGGTGTTTTCTTGCAACATAATATCCAGAAATTCTATTGTTGTTATCGATTTTCACTCCATCAACGATAGTTTCATCATTTTGTAATAAAGAAGGTGTCATAACTCTATCAGGCTCAATTATCTGTAGCTTTAAGCTATAAGGATTCTTTGGTGTTAGAAAATAGTTAAATTTTACAAAGCACTCTCCATTCAAGAGAATAGTTAAGAATACGAGGTCTTGGACTTGGTCAAAATTAAGAACTCCCATCTGTTCAATCTTATTGTCCGCCCACAGTTTGAATTCTTTTTCAATAGTAGTTTCAATAGTTTCAGCTTCTTCTTCACTAATTCCTATAGTTTCATAGTCTATAGATGATTTTAGCTTTAATCCGCTACCAATCACATTAGAATTAATAGTTTTCATAACCCCTTGAGCAACAGGAGCTCCCATATACAAGTCCCTTGACCTTTCAACTAGCTTTTTTCTATTCTTGTAAATGTCTTTTTTGACTCCACCACCTGTTGAAACCCAACCTTTCATAGAACTTTTTGTGGTAGATGCCCCATGATTTGAGTATCCAGTATTCAGAATCTCAATTTTCTTTCTAGCAACTTCTCTTTCAAGAGCCTTTTTTGGATTAAAAAAAGCAATAGCTTTGTCTAATAAATTCATTTTTCACCTCCTTTTGTAATAAAAAAAAGAAGATTAAAACCTATAAATCTCTAGGTATTACTCTTCTTCCTAATTTTTTTCTACCATTATTGTTTA is part of the Fusobacterium nucleatum genome and encodes:
- a CDS encoding phage tail tape measure protein, whose protein sequence is MSRDMSLVWQMGVAGAAGTMSSFSKATQAIIDMKESTEDLAKTQKKLEKLDKVAEVYRKTNSEYNKSVKLLEVLKEAYRKNGNATSEFKEQIKNAEKNVEKLNRQKERQKHIFQAARSELEKEGIELYGYKKRLKEVNAELKKQAELQKRLTWLQSQNDMVDKLKAKGSEQIRTGLATGAALLVPIKIQMDIEESQADLRKILGKEAEKYYVDLAKISENSPLSQVEVNQIAGSLAQSGIKGEDIVAYTDMAGKMKVAFDISTDEAGTFLAKTKEQLNLSKDELFSYMDTLNMLSNNYSVSAAQLADVSGRTGGLAKQFGIAKEANMAFATSLISSNMGVERSSTVLSKLYAELAQGADTNKKAAAFEALGLNPDAIHKEMAIDAEGTILKVLEKIKNSNRADKALIISDIFGNDASVLNGLAVLSENLDGVREKLNQAKQAVSENETVNGEYTDRLDTLSNQLKILKNNFVNTLADIGKSVGPELKETVKWLTEMMKKVANFVKENPKLVASLMKFLGGFAMFNLGGGLFNKMLLAPLSKLFLWGYKFNAFRLKGGFLFGLKKMFPITTWLLKGFKSLTFGIGKAFFSISKTVISYGSSMFMGLRMYLTSAARFIGSWGLKLGKFLLKFGSIIGKVLGSGFLKIIKVIKMVGLAIKGAFVANPVGLIIAAIVAVIAIFVLLYKKCEWFRKGVDKAWKAIKEGFKATWTWIKNKFHALMELGTKVWAKVKEYKALFIPFIGIFVVLYQKCEWFRNGVNAVWKAIKNAFTNTWQWIKDKFNALLEIGSNAWNGLKSSATAIIDKIKEAFKGFFDWLHNKWEDLKSLGSKLNPFNWFGKKDNSIPQNYSGTNYFGGGLTTLAERGAELVEMNNSSFLVNSPVMANLPHGARILNNSQTRSSLSSRVSSLKDRIRNISNNSKTIIGGDTITINITGNSSNQADIAREVKKVILEIQNKKRRTAIV
- a CDS encoding phage tail assembly protein, whose protein sequence is MKVKLSQTYNFGGKEFNELDINIEEMTGRDFMQCEREFKARNKEAGAVKELEDSWAITVAAKSVGVKYGDLLNLISIDYLKVVNGVKRFLSQGWEDKEPQKDTTVEVTEETGA
- a CDS encoding phage major tail tube protein, which codes for MGRKQIPNALIDAETYFNGSNNLAGISEVELPNIEYDTVTSEQMGLTAELEVPLMGHFKKLEAKIKMDCVDDSVLKINNEKSILIECKGAAQAMNRETHSADVYGIDATFKGLIKKMDGLKMKPSGKLETSIDLSVTYFKLEIGGKTVVEIDVLNNVNVIHGLANQAVRKYLGLN
- a CDS encoding phage tail sheath protein: MSYKHGTYQQEGATAFQLPVVLDYGHFIVGTAPIHKVKAENRKVNEVIRIGTYQEAIQYFGDTYDLDFSISQAIKVFFELYAVAPLYVVNILDLTNHKSDKKTLANKALEKGKVLIPSHKVIPESVVVKNATGKQVISDARTVYTAEGLEIYATVAGNNVDIEYEEVDLSKVTKTEAIGGFDSATMKRTGLELANEIFLKYSELPAFIDAPDFSHESDVAAIMETKAKTLNGGMFEAIALVNAPVDKKYNELVEWKETNNVLSNDQVLLYGKIKLAGEIYYQSIHYAALSMKVDSENNGVPSQGPSNYSYKMDTFVWKNASGKYEEVRLDKEQQANFLNKNGVVTAINFKGWRCWGSETAKNPLATDPKDKYIYGRRMFKYIGNELVISYFNNVDKKFTLKMAETMKKSMNIRLNALVAADQLLSAKVNFYSVDNSLIDIINGDITWTIELGIIPGAKSITFKKVYDVDALQKFAESLTA
- a CDS encoding major capsid protein — translated: MAVLMDFLGVYDQSVIKPKTFIKDMFFAKHETHEYPKWEIEYRKGRQLVAPFVSELIPGTEVVKRSYASKYYSAPKVAPKKTFSAQEIYFAKSAGETIYGGISPEEKKAKLIGEAFADFEDQISRREELMCIEMMFNGSVVVKGEGIEDKIEYGTVQEITPATLWTQPNADIIGDIETVITTIGETTGQRVEQLVMDPVAARLFTQNEKIAKLLDIKNANFGQIDPKELASGAMFIGILAPYNIPIYSYQTQHSVLKANGKTYETKKMIPEGRVLFAPSNNTLHYGPAADIGKGVIVAERVPFEDEDPKANTLEVRTESRPLPVPFDIDAIKVLKVK
- a CDS encoding Clp protease ClpP, coding for MPKIKTKFWNIMKNEEENSADMILYGTIGSDEWWDDICDKTFKEDITNLGEVGNINLHINSPGGSVFAAVAIANTLKNHKAKVTAFIDGLAASAATIITSACDVVKMPKNALFMIHNPLTWTYGNKQELEKTGILLDKVKDSILETYLAKAKDKTKEELSALMDEEKWFNAEEAKEYGFIDEIVGEMEKPQNVNNLLIVNSLAFDISKFKNFPNPRPPVPPKYIEDEMTIEKIKNSYPEIYQEILNQGIISERKRIQEIEDLDVAGYDEIINNAKYNEPINAANLALKILNIKKEKNKETLQNIKNESQATAVPVAPKAEAGETGTVVGIPVSNILKYMNKKTGGTK
- a CDS encoding phage portal protein; the protein is MNLLDKAIAFFNPKKALEREVARKKIEILNTGYSNHGASTTKSSMKGWVSTGGGVKKDIYKNRKKLVERSRDLYMGAPVAQGVMKTINSNVIGSGLKLKSSIDYETIGISEEEAETIETTIEKEFKLWADNKIEQMGVLNFDQVQDLVFLTILLNGECFVKFNYFLTPKNPYSLKLQIIEPDRVMTPSLLQNDETIVDGVKIDNNNRISGYYVARKHPLDVSGNVETDFISVYGKEEQLNILHIMLAERPEQVRGIPILSPVIEALKQLDRYTDAELMAAVVSGMYAIFIESDKDNAQGANIADHEVLDETEKIDTNTDENIELSPGIVVGLNPGEKAKETNPGRPNAQFDPFVTSILRQIGAALEVPYELLIKHFTASYSASRAALLEAWKMFRKRRDWFSSNFTQVVYEEWLREAYLLGRVEMKNYGEDPLLTKAWCGAQWNGPSQGQLDPLKEVKASTLRVQQGFSTRTKETVELNGGDFEQNIRILAKEYKLLDEKGVIIENAEDKDEVLEHNEE